The following proteins come from a genomic window of Ferrovibrio sp. MS7:
- a CDS encoding ABC transporter ATP-binding protein, which yields MSDLLLEVSGLGVDFDVGGRKVSALRDAAFTLRRGETLALVGESGSGKSITALSVLQLLPYPTASHPPGSSIRFRGQELVGAGEAVLQTVRGNRIAMVFQEPMTSLNPLHTIEQQINEVLFLHKRLNPQAARARTLELLTLVGLPQAEKRLDAYPHQLSGGQRQRVMIAMALANEPDILVADEPTTALDVTVQAQILKLLKELQQHLGMAILLITHDLTIVRKFADQVCVMTQGEIVEAGKVADVFAAPAHAYTRKLLAAEPKGKPSEARADAPVVLEAEAVKVWFPIKAGFFRRTIGHVKAVDGISISIRAGETLGVVGESGSGKSTLGYALLRLQRAEGRIAYAGRNLQGLTWADMRPLRREMQVVFQDPFSSLSPRLSVFQIIEEGLRVHGLGGSEPERRERVASALREVGLDPASMDRYPHEFSGGQRQRIAIARAMVLEPRFVVLDEPTSALDMSVQAQIVDLLRDLQQKHGLAYLFISHDLRVVRALADRVLVMKDGRVVEEGAAKALFTAPQTDYTRALIAAAFDLAVTHEHAVRG from the coding sequence ATGAGCGACCTTCTGCTTGAGGTCAGCGGTTTGGGTGTCGATTTCGATGTCGGCGGGCGGAAGGTTTCTGCGCTCCGCGATGCCGCTTTCACGCTCCGGCGCGGCGAGACTTTGGCCCTGGTGGGCGAAAGCGGCTCGGGCAAGTCGATCACCGCGTTGAGCGTGCTGCAATTGCTGCCCTACCCAACGGCGAGCCACCCGCCCGGCTCCTCGATCCGTTTCCGTGGCCAGGAGCTTGTCGGTGCCGGCGAGGCTGTGCTGCAGACCGTGCGCGGCAACCGCATCGCCATGGTATTCCAGGAGCCGATGACCTCGCTCAATCCGCTGCACACGATTGAGCAGCAGATCAATGAGGTGCTGTTCCTGCACAAGCGGCTCAATCCGCAGGCGGCGCGCGCCCGCACGCTTGAATTGCTTACCCTGGTTGGCTTGCCGCAGGCGGAAAAGCGGCTCGATGCCTATCCGCACCAGCTTTCCGGCGGTCAGCGCCAGCGTGTCATGATCGCCATGGCCCTGGCCAATGAGCCGGATATCCTGGTGGCCGACGAGCCGACCACGGCGCTGGATGTGACCGTGCAGGCGCAGATATTGAAGCTGCTCAAGGAATTGCAGCAGCACCTCGGCATGGCGATCCTACTGATTACCCATGATCTCACCATCGTGCGCAAATTCGCCGATCAGGTCTGCGTAATGACTCAAGGGGAAATCGTCGAGGCCGGCAAGGTGGCCGATGTCTTTGCCGCGCCGGCCCATGCCTATACCCGCAAGCTGCTGGCCGCCGAGCCGAAGGGCAAGCCATCGGAAGCCCGTGCCGATGCGCCGGTGGTGCTGGAAGCGGAAGCGGTGAAGGTCTGGTTCCCGATCAAGGCCGGCTTTTTCCGTCGCACCATCGGCCATGTGAAGGCAGTGGATGGCATCAGCATCTCGATCCGGGCCGGCGAGACCCTCGGCGTGGTCGGCGAGAGCGGTTCGGGCAAGTCGACGCTCGGTTATGCGCTGCTGCGGCTGCAGCGGGCCGAAGGCCGCATCGCCTATGCCGGGCGCAACCTGCAGGGCCTCACCTGGGCCGATATGCGGCCACTGCGCCGCGAGATGCAGGTGGTGTTCCAGGATCCGTTCTCCAGCCTCAGCCCGCGCCTCTCGGTATTCCAGATCATCGAGGAAGGCCTGCGCGTGCATGGCCTCGGCGGCTCGGAGCCTGAGCGCCGCGAGCGTGTCGCCTCGGCGCTGCGCGAAGTCGGGCTCGATCCCGCCAGCATGGACCGCTACCCGCATGAATTCTCCGGCGGCCAGCGCCAGCGCATCGCGATTGCCCGCGCCATGGTGCTGGAGCCGCGTTTCGTGGTGCTGGACGAGCCGACCTCGGCGCTGGACATGAGCGTGCAGGCGCAGATTGTCGATCTGCTGCGCGACCTGCAGCAGAAGCATGGCCTGGCCTATCTGTTCATCAGTCATGATCTGCGCGTGGTGCGCGCGCTGGCCGACCGCGTGCTGGTGATGAAGGATGGCCGCGTGGTGGAAGAGGGCGCGGCAAAAGCGCTGTTCACCGCGCCGCAAACCGATTATACCCGCGCCCTGATCGCTGCCGCCTTCGACCTGGCGGTGACGCATGAACACGCGGTGCGTGGCTGA
- a CDS encoding 2-hydroxyacid dehydrogenase, translated as MALLIYTLIHDADEWAETLAAQLPGLDIRVYPNIGDPADIDMALVWKPPVGFLAGFPNLKFVHSFGAGVDGILADPKYPRHVPMARVVDAGLANGMAEYVVLHVLRFHRQVQAMQFNQRNKTWKWLPPVDASERTIGIMGMGALGAVAAKRLTDFGFQVVGWSRRLKAIEGVASFHGEDQLEGFLRHCNVLVCLLPLTPETTGIISRRTMSLLPRGAYIINAGRGGHVVEADLLHALDNDYLSGATLDVFAEEPLPEDHPFWTHPKVTVTPHNAADSIPSLVVPQIVENIRRHREGKPLLRVVDLTVGY; from the coding sequence ATGGCGCTTCTGATTTACACGCTGATCCACGATGCCGATGAATGGGCGGAGACGCTTGCAGCACAACTGCCCGGCCTCGATATCCGCGTCTATCCCAATATCGGCGACCCGGCCGATATTGACATGGCCCTGGTGTGGAAGCCGCCTGTCGGTTTCCTGGCCGGCTTTCCGAACCTGAAATTCGTGCACAGCTTCGGCGCCGGTGTCGATGGCATCCTGGCCGATCCGAAATACCCCCGCCATGTGCCGATGGCCCGCGTGGTCGATGCCGGGCTGGCCAACGGCATGGCCGAATATGTGGTGCTGCATGTGCTGCGCTTCCATCGCCAGGTGCAGGCGATGCAGTTCAACCAGCGCAACAAGACCTGGAAATGGCTGCCCCCCGTGGATGCTTCCGAACGCACCATCGGCATCATGGGCATGGGCGCGCTGGGCGCTGTCGCCGCGAAGCGGCTGACCGATTTCGGCTTCCAGGTGGTTGGCTGGAGCCGCCGTCTGAAAGCCATCGAGGGTGTTGCCAGCTTCCATGGCGAGGATCAGCTCGAAGGCTTCCTGCGCCATTGCAACGTACTTGTCTGCCTGCTGCCGTTGACGCCGGAAACCACCGGCATCATCAGCCGCCGCACCATGTCACTGCTGCCGCGCGGTGCCTATATCATCAATGCCGGCCGCGGCGGTCATGTGGTCGAGGCCGACCTGCTGCATGCGCTGGACAATGATTATCTCTCCGGCGCCACGCTGGATGTTTTCGCCGAGGAGCCGCTGCCGGAAGACCATCCGTTCTGGACCCATCCCAAGGTAACGGTGACGCCGCATAACGCCGCTGACAGCATTCCCAGCCTAGTGGTGCCGCAGATCGTCGAGAACATCCGCCGCCACCGCGAAGGCAAGCCTTTGCTGCGCGTGGTGGATCTGACGGTGGGTTACTAA